The following are from one region of the Streptomyces fradiae genome:
- the dnaA gene encoding chromosomal replication initiator protein DnaA, protein MADVPADLAAVWPRVLEQLLGEGQQGIESKDKQWIERCQPLALVADTALLAVPNEYGKQVLEGRLAPLISEALSRACGRPIRIAITVDDSAGEPPAPAPPTRPAPQPYGGYDAYEKYDEYGRPMPDDGLPTARPAYPEYQQQRPDPGVWPRAQEDISWQQQRLGGFQERDPYASPRPQQPQQPRYDERPPYEQNPPRPERAELPDTDGPSGPGGHGRPGTHGGPGAHGPRPGAGSTGMGGGSGLGGSSSGQGAGAGAPGEQHARLNPKYLFDTFVIGSSNRFAHAAAVAVAEAPAKAYNPLFIYGESGLGKTHLLHAIGHYARSLYPGTRVRYVSSEEFTNEFINSIRDGKGDAFRKRYRDVDILLVDDIQFLASKESTQEEFFHTFNTLHNANKQIVLSSDRPPKQLVTLEDRLRNRFEWGLTTDVQPPELETRIAILRKKAVQEQLNAPPEVLEFIASRISRNIRELEGALIRVTAFASLNRQPVDLGLTEIVLKDLIPGGEDTAPEITAGAIMAATADYFGLTVEDLCGSSRSRVLVTARQIAMYLCRELTDLSLPKIGAQFGGRDHTTVMHADRKIRALMAERRSIYNQVTELTNRIKNG, encoded by the coding sequence GTGGCTGACGTACCTGCCGATCTTGCCGCAGTGTGGCCGCGCGTCCTCGAACAGCTCCTCGGCGAAGGCCAGCAGGGCATCGAGTCCAAGGACAAGCAGTGGATCGAGCGCTGCCAGCCGCTCGCACTGGTGGCCGACACCGCCCTGCTCGCCGTGCCCAACGAATACGGCAAGCAGGTCCTCGAGGGCCGGCTCGCCCCGCTGATCAGCGAGGCCCTCAGCCGCGCCTGCGGCCGCCCGATCCGGATCGCGATCACCGTCGACGACTCCGCGGGCGAGCCGCCCGCGCCCGCGCCGCCCACCCGGCCGGCCCCGCAGCCGTACGGCGGATACGACGCGTACGAGAAGTACGACGAGTACGGGCGCCCGATGCCCGACGACGGGCTGCCGACCGCCCGCCCCGCGTACCCCGAGTACCAGCAGCAGCGCCCCGACCCGGGCGTCTGGCCGCGCGCCCAGGAGGACATCTCCTGGCAGCAGCAGCGGCTCGGCGGCTTCCAGGAGCGCGACCCGTACGCGTCGCCCCGCCCGCAGCAGCCCCAGCAGCCGCGGTACGACGAGCGCCCGCCGTACGAGCAGAACCCGCCGCGCCCCGAGCGGGCCGAACTCCCGGACACCGACGGCCCGTCCGGCCCCGGCGGCCACGGCCGCCCGGGGACGCACGGCGGTCCCGGGGCGCACGGCCCGCGGCCGGGCGCCGGCTCGACCGGCATGGGCGGCGGGTCCGGCCTCGGCGGCTCCTCGTCCGGCCAGGGCGCCGGAGCGGGCGCGCCGGGCGAGCAGCACGCGCGGCTCAACCCCAAGTACCTCTTCGACACCTTCGTCATCGGTTCCTCGAACCGCTTCGCCCACGCGGCCGCGGTCGCCGTGGCCGAGGCGCCGGCGAAGGCGTACAACCCGCTCTTCATCTACGGCGAGTCGGGCCTCGGCAAGACCCACCTGCTCCATGCGATCGGGCACTACGCGCGCAGCCTCTACCCGGGCACCCGGGTGCGGTACGTGAGCTCCGAGGAGTTCACCAACGAGTTCATCAACTCGATCCGCGACGGCAAGGGCGACGCGTTCCGCAAGCGCTACCGCGACGTGGACATCCTGCTGGTCGACGACATCCAGTTCCTCGCGAGCAAGGAGTCGACGCAGGAGGAGTTCTTCCACACCTTCAACACGCTCCACAACGCCAACAAGCAGATCGTGCTGTCCTCGGACCGGCCGCCGAAGCAGCTGGTGACCCTGGAGGACCGGCTCCGCAACCGCTTCGAGTGGGGCCTGACCACCGATGTGCAGCCGCCGGAGCTGGAGACGCGGATCGCGATCCTGCGCAAGAAGGCGGTCCAGGAGCAGCTGAACGCCCCGCCGGAGGTACTGGAGTTCATCGCCTCCCGGATCTCGCGGAACATCCGTGAGCTGGAGGGCGCGCTGATCCGCGTCACCGCCTTCGCGAGCCTCAACCGGCAGCCGGTGGACCTCGGGCTGACCGAGATCGTCCTCAAGGACCTGATCCCGGGTGGCGAGGACACGGCGCCGGAGATCACGGCCGGCGCGATCATGGCGGCCACGGCGGACTACTTCGGGCTGACCGTCGAGGACCTGTGCGGCTCCTCGCGCAGCCGGGTGCTCGTCACCGCGCGCCAGATCGCCATGTATCTGTGCCGGGAGCTCACGGACCTGTCGCTGCCGAAGATCGGCGCGCAGTTCGGCGGTCGCGACCACACCACCGTGATGCACGCCGACCGCAAGATCCGCGCGCTGATGGCGGAGCGGCGCTCCATCTACAACCAGGTCACCGAGCTGACCAACCGCATCAAGAACGGCTGA
- the rpmH gene encoding 50S ribosomal protein L34 yields the protein MSKRTFQPNNRRRAKTHGFRLRMRTRAGRAILANRRAKGRASLSA from the coding sequence GTGAGCAAGCGCACCTTCCAGCCGAACAACCGTCGTCGCGCGAAGACCCACGGCTTCCGCCTGCGCATGCGCACCCGTGCCGGCCGCGCCATCCTGGCGAACCGCCGTGCCAAGGGTCGCGCGAGCCTGTCCGCCTGA
- the rnpA gene encoding ribonuclease P protein component, protein MLPTENRLRRREDFATAVRRGRRAGRPLLVVHLRSGATDPHAPGESAPPTRAGFVVSKAVGVAVVRNQVKRRLRHLVRERLTLLPPGSLVVVRALPGAGDADHDQLARDLDAALQRLLGGGTR, encoded by the coding sequence GTGCTGCCTACCGAGAATCGGCTGAGGCGGCGCGAGGACTTCGCGACCGCGGTACGAAGAGGACGCCGGGCTGGACGCCCGCTCCTCGTCGTCCATCTACGCAGCGGTGCAACGGACCCGCACGCGCCTGGGGAGAGCGCTCCCCCGACGCGTGCGGGTTTCGTCGTGAGCAAGGCCGTAGGCGTAGCGGTCGTCCGCAACCAGGTGAAGCGTCGTCTCCGCCACCTCGTGCGCGAGCGACTCACTTTGCTTCCCCCCGGTAGCCTGGTGGTCGTACGGGCGTTGCCCGGAGCCGGTGACGCCGACCACGATCAGCTGGCCCGAGACCTGGACGCCGCTCTTCAGCGGTTGCTGGGAGGGGGCACGCGATGA
- the yidD gene encoding membrane protein insertion efficiency factor YidD — protein sequence MKYPLLALIKLYQWTISPLLGPVCRYYPSCSHYGFTAIDRHGAIKGTALTAWRILRCNPWSPGGVDHVPPRKRPRWHEMLRTALRGDKGGSSAETSPAAETSPNAQGA from the coding sequence ATGAAGTACCCGCTGCTGGCTCTCATCAAGCTGTACCAGTGGACGATCAGCCCGCTCCTGGGTCCCGTCTGCCGGTACTACCCGTCGTGTTCCCACTACGGATTCACGGCCATCGACCGGCATGGCGCGATCAAGGGCACTGCCCTGACCGCCTGGCGCATCCTGCGGTGCAATCCGTGGTCGCCCGGCGGCGTGGACCATGTTCCCCCGCGCAAGCGGCCGCGTTGGCACGAGATGCTGCGTACCGCCCTGCGTGGAGACAAGGGCGGGTCCTCCGCCGAGACGAGCCCGGCCGCAGAGACCTCGCCCAATGCTCAAGGAGCCTGA
- the yidC gene encoding membrane protein insertase YidC: MDTIANFFSFITTPVSWVIVQFHKLYGAIFGPDTGWAWGLSIVSLVVLIRICLIPLFVKQIKSTRNMQALQPKMKAIQERYKSDKQRQSEEMMKLYKETGTNPLSSCLPILAQSPFFFALYSVLSHIAEGKTIGVINQSLLDSARQAHIFGAPLAAKFTDSAEKVEALGASITDVRIVTAVMIVLMSASQFFTQRQLMMKNVDLSVKTPYMQQQKMLMYIFPVIFAVMGINFPVGVLVYWLTTNVWTMGQQMYVINQNPTPGSKAQDAYLQRLLKSVSHHGEVRGRRRKNIVKAIVAKGSDRNDNERRFFAGLAKAGFAAQVDGTVLKSDTAVAEAEGGAATRRQQPKRQTKAQRQSGGGHQPQAKDADAADEPQDAAPGDTTPSLEKKPQSPAKGTKAGSADDQATGDKPARPSRANSGGSRQGQGKSGQRKGQQRPKHPSSKK; encoded by the coding sequence GTGGACACGATTGCCAATTTTTTCAGCTTCATCACCACACCTGTCTCATGGGTGATCGTCCAGTTCCACAAGCTGTACGGGGCGATCTTCGGCCCTGACACGGGCTGGGCCTGGGGCCTGTCGATCGTGTCCCTCGTGGTGCTGATCCGTATCTGCCTGATCCCGCTCTTCGTGAAGCAGATCAAGTCGACGCGGAACATGCAGGCGCTCCAGCCGAAGATGAAGGCGATCCAGGAGCGCTACAAGAGCGACAAGCAGCGTCAGTCCGAAGAGATGATGAAGCTGTACAAGGAGACGGGTACCAACCCGCTCTCCTCGTGCCTTCCCATCCTGGCGCAGTCGCCGTTCTTCTTCGCCCTGTACTCGGTGCTCTCGCACATCGCCGAGGGCAAGACGATCGGCGTCATCAACCAGTCGCTGCTCGACAGCGCGCGTCAGGCCCACATCTTCGGTGCGCCGCTGGCCGCCAAGTTCACGGACAGCGCCGAGAAGGTCGAGGCCCTCGGTGCCTCGATCACCGATGTCCGCATCGTCACCGCGGTCATGATCGTCCTGATGTCGGCCTCGCAGTTCTTCACCCAGCGCCAGCTGATGATGAAGAACGTCGACCTCTCCGTGAAGACCCCGTACATGCAGCAGCAGAAGATGCTCATGTACATCTTCCCGGTGATCTTCGCGGTCATGGGCATCAACTTCCCCGTCGGTGTCCTCGTCTACTGGCTGACCACCAACGTGTGGACCATGGGCCAGCAGATGTACGTGATCAACCAGAACCCGACTCCGGGCAGCAAGGCCCAGGACGCCTATCTGCAGCGTCTGCTCAAGAGCGTCTCCCACCACGGTGAGGTCCGCGGCCGCCGCCGCAAGAACATCGTGAAGGCCATCGTCGCCAAGGGCAGCGACCGCAACGACAACGAGCGCCGCTTCTTCGCGGGCCTGGCCAAGGCCGGCTTCGCCGCCCAGGTCGACGGCACCGTGCTCAAGAGCGACACCGCGGTCGCCGAGGCGGAGGGTGGTGCCGCCACCCGGCGCCAGCAGCCCAAGCGGCAGACCAAGGCGCAGCGCCAGTCCGGCGGTGGCCACCAGCCCCAGGCGAAGGACGCCGACGCGGCGGACGAGCCCCAGGACGCGGCGCCCGGCGACACGACTCCCTCGCTGGAGAAGAAGCCCCAGTCCCCGGCCAAGGGCACCAAGGCGGGTTCCGCCGATGACCAGGCCACCGGCGACAAGCCGGCCCGGCCGAGCCGCGCCAACTCCGGCGGCTCCCGCCAGGGCCAGGGCAAGTCCGGCCAGCGCAAGGGCCAGCAGCGGCCCAAGCACCCCTCCTCCAAGAAGTAA
- a CDS encoding R3H domain-containing nucleic acid-binding protein, translating into MTEGTTSAAEGGDTLTRLEQEGEIAADYLEGLLDIADLDGDIDMDVEADRASVSIISDSGSRDLQKLVGRDGEVLEALQELTRLAVHRETGDRSRLMLDIAGFRAKKRTELAELGAKAAEEVKASGEPVKLDPMTPFERKVVHDAVAAAGLRSESEGEEPQRFVVVLPA; encoded by the coding sequence GTGACGGAAGGCACCACCTCCGCCGCCGAGGGTGGCGACACCCTGACCCGCCTGGAGCAGGAGGGTGAGATCGCGGCCGACTACCTCGAGGGCCTGCTCGACATCGCCGATCTCGACGGCGACATCGACATGGACGTCGAGGCGGACCGGGCCTCGGTCTCGATCATCAGCGATTCCGGCAGCCGCGACCTGCAGAAGCTGGTCGGCCGCGACGGAGAGGTGCTGGAGGCCCTTCAGGAGCTCACCCGGCTCGCCGTCCACCGCGAGACCGGTGACCGCAGCCGCCTGATGCTCGACATCGCGGGCTTCCGCGCCAAGAAGCGGACCGAGCTCGCCGAGCTGGGCGCCAAGGCGGCGGAGGAGGTCAAGGCCTCCGGCGAGCCGGTGAAGCTGGACCCGATGACCCCGTTCGAGCGCAAGGTCGTGCACGACGCGGTTGCCGCCGCCGGTCTGCGCAGCGAGTCCGAGGGCGAGGAGCCGCAGCGCTTCGTCGTCGTGCTTCCTGCCTGA
- the rsmG gene encoding 16S rRNA (guanine(527)-N(7))-methyltransferase RsmG: MTEAAELPQAPEQARTVFGEYFPEAVRYAELLADAGVKRGLIGPREVPRLWERHLLNCAVLSEVVPQGVTVCDVGSGAGLPGIPLALVRRDLKITLLEPLLRRTTFLQEVVELLGLDHVTVVRGRAEEMLGKLPPVHVVTARAVAPLDRLAGWGVPLLRPYGEMLALKGDTAEEEIDGARAALAKLGVVEASVLQVGEGVVDPMTTVVRVEVGESPGGVRFAAKRAKAARTSRPRRRR; this comes from the coding sequence GTGACGGAGGCAGCGGAGCTTCCCCAGGCGCCGGAGCAGGCGCGGACGGTCTTCGGCGAGTACTTCCCGGAGGCGGTCCGTTACGCGGAGCTCCTGGCGGACGCCGGGGTCAAGCGGGGCCTCATCGGCCCCCGCGAGGTGCCCCGGCTGTGGGAGCGCCATCTCCTGAACTGCGCCGTGCTCTCCGAGGTCGTCCCCCAGGGCGTCACGGTGTGCGATGTCGGCTCGGGCGCCGGCCTGCCCGGTATCCCGCTGGCCCTGGTGCGTCGCGATCTGAAGATCACGCTCCTGGAGCCGCTGCTCCGGCGCACCACCTTCCTCCAGGAAGTCGTCGAGCTGCTCGGCCTCGACCATGTGACCGTGGTCCGCGGCCGTGCCGAGGAGATGCTCGGCAAGCTGCCGCCCGTGCATGTGGTGACCGCCCGCGCCGTGGCACCGCTCGACCGGCTGGCCGGCTGGGGCGTGCCGCTGCTGCGCCCCTACGGCGAGATGCTCGCGCTCAAGGGCGACACGGCGGAGGAGGAGATCGACGGTGCCCGCGCCGCGCTCGCGAAGCTGGGTGTCGTGGAGGCCTCCGTGCTGCAGGTGGGCGAGGGCGTCGTCGACCCGATGACCACGGTCGTCCGGGTCGAGGTGGGCGAGAGCCCCGGCGGTGTGCGCTTCGCCGCGAAGCGCGCCAAGGCCGCCCGCACCAGCCGCCCCCGCCGGCGCCGCTGA
- a CDS encoding ParA family protein yields the protein MAGSVHREPEAEESESLRSDANIAGPMTDPVPGPRTESVGMDVSRETPPPMDDTPIGRAAQLAVEALGRAGEGLPRPAQTRVMVVANQKGGVGKTTTTVNLAASLALHGARVLVVDLDPQGNASTALGIDHHAEVPSIYDVLVESKPLAEVVQPVRDVEGLFCAPATIDLAGAEIELVSLVARESRLQRAIQAYEQPLDYILIDCPPSLGLLTVNALVAGAEVLIPIQCEYYALEGLGQLLRNVDLVRGHLNPTLHVSTILLTMYDGRTRLASQVADEVRTHFGEEVLRTSIPRSVRISEAPSYGQTVLTYDPGSSGALSYLEAAREIALRGVDLHYDATQAHGGQPHPGHQNNQRMSEGIQ from the coding sequence ATGGCAGGCTCTGTTCATCGCGAGCCTGAAGCCGAGGAGAGTGAATCCTTGCGGTCCGACGCCAACATCGCGGGACCGATGACCGATCCGGTCCCCGGTCCCCGAACCGAATCGGTGGGGATGGATGTTTCACGTGAAACACCGCCCCCGATGGACGACACCCCCATTGGCCGTGCCGCCCAGCTGGCCGTAGAGGCCCTGGGCCGTGCGGGCGAGGGGCTTCCCCGGCCTGCCCAGACCCGCGTGATGGTGGTCGCCAACCAGAAGGGCGGCGTGGGCAAGACGACCACGACCGTCAATCTGGCCGCCTCGCTGGCCCTGCACGGCGCCCGCGTCCTGGTCGTCGACCTCGACCCGCAGGGCAACGCCTCCACGGCACTGGGCATCGACCACCACGCCGAGGTCCCCTCGATCTACGACGTGCTGGTGGAGAGCAAGCCGCTCGCCGAGGTCGTCCAGCCCGTCCGCGATGTCGAGGGTCTCTTCTGCGCTCCCGCCACCATCGATCTGGCCGGTGCCGAGATCGAGCTGGTGTCGCTGGTGGCGCGGGAGAGCCGGCTGCAGCGAGCGATCCAGGCCTACGAGCAGCCGCTCGACTACATCCTGATCGACTGCCCGCCCTCCCTCGGTCTGCTCACGGTCAACGCCCTGGTGGCGGGGGCCGAGGTACTGATCCCGATCCAGTGCGAGTACTACGCGCTGGAAGGCCTGGGGCAGCTGCTGCGGAACGTCGACCTGGTGCGGGGGCACCTCAACCCGACCCTGCACGTCTCGACGATCCTGCTCACCATGTACGACGGCCGGACCCGGCTCGCCTCGCAGGTCGCTGACGAGGTGCGCACCCACTTCGGCGAAGAGGTCCTGCGCACCAGCATCCCGCGCTCCGTGCGCATCTCGGAGGCGCCGAGCTACGGGCAGACCGTGCTCACCTACGACCCGGGCTCCAGCGGCGCCCTGTCGTATCTCGAAGCGGCCCGTGAGATCGCCCTGCGCGGGGTCGATCTGCACTACGACGCCACCCAGGCCCATGGGGGACAGCCTCACCCGGGTCACCAGAACAACCAGCGAATGTCGGAGGGGATCCAGTGA
- a CDS encoding ParB/RepB/Spo0J family partition protein, with protein sequence MSERRRGLGRGLGALIPAAPQERPAPAVGVGAIPAAASPGAIPALGSDRGVAAAKLATLPASPQSPDSVVPAAEPEPLPESPAGAHFAELPIDSITPNPRQPREVFDEDALAELITSIKEVGLLQPVVVRQLGPERYELIMGERRWRACREAGLERIPAIVRATEDEKLLLDALLENLHRAQLNPLEEAAAYDQLLKDFNCTHDQLADRIGRSRPQVSNTLRLLRLSPPVQRRVAAGVLSAGHARALLSVDDAEVQDKLAYRIVAEGLSVRAVEEIVTLMGSESSSPVKPKGPRAGARVSPALRDLATRLSDRFETRVKVDLGQKKGKIVVEFASMEDLERILSTLAPGEGRVMDQGASAQDDEDGQDVEG encoded by the coding sequence GTGAGCGAGCGACGTAGGGGGCTGGGACGCGGTCTCGGCGCGCTGATCCCCGCTGCTCCCCAGGAGCGGCCGGCCCCGGCCGTCGGAGTGGGTGCCATCCCTGCCGCGGCCTCTCCCGGCGCCATCCCGGCGCTCGGCTCCGACCGCGGGGTGGCCGCCGCCAAGCTGGCGACCCTGCCGGCGAGCCCGCAGTCCCCGGACTCCGTGGTGCCGGCCGCCGAACCGGAGCCGCTGCCGGAGTCCCCCGCCGGGGCGCACTTCGCCGAGCTGCCGATCGACTCGATCACGCCGAACCCGCGCCAGCCGCGTGAGGTCTTCGACGAGGACGCCCTGGCCGAGCTGATCACCTCCATCAAGGAGGTCGGTCTGCTGCAGCCCGTCGTCGTCCGGCAGTTGGGCCCCGAGCGCTACGAGCTCATCATGGGCGAGCGCCGCTGGCGGGCCTGCCGCGAGGCCGGCCTGGAGCGGATCCCGGCGATCGTGCGGGCCACCGAGGACGAGAAGCTGCTCCTGGACGCCCTCCTGGAGAACCTGCACCGGGCCCAGTTGAACCCGCTGGAGGAGGCCGCCGCCTACGACCAGCTCCTCAAGGACTTCAACTGCACCCACGACCAGCTGGCCGACCGCATCGGACGCTCGCGTCCCCAGGTCTCCAACACGCTGCGTCTGCTGCGGCTGTCCCCGCCGGTGCAGCGCCGGGTGGCCGCCGGTGTCCTGTCGGCCGGTCACGCCCGTGCCCTGCTCTCCGTGGACGACGCGGAGGTGCAGGACAAGCTGGCCTATCGGATCGTTGCCGAGGGCCTGTCGGTGCGGGCCGTCGAGGAGATCGTCACCCTGATGGGCTCGGAGTCCTCGTCTCCGGTCAAGCCCAAGGGCCCGCGGGCCGGTGCCCGGGTCTCCCCGGCGCTGCGTGATCTGGCGACCCGTCTGTCCGACCGCTTCGAGACCCGGGTGAAGGTCGACCTGGGCCAGAAGAAGGGCAAGATCGTCGTCGAGTTCGCCTCGATGGAGGATCTGGAGCGGATTCTGTCGACGCTGGCTCCGGGCGAGGGCCGGGTCATGGACCAGGGCGCGTCCGCGCAGGACGACGAGGACGGGCAGGACGTCGAGGGCTGA
- a CDS encoding GNAT family N-acetyltransferase: MGRRLVPLTLDNLPDLPKRCRSCVFWELDPVSGEAAVKAGRPELEKEAWISAVLLEWGSCGRVVYVDDIPVGYVLYAPPAYVPRSTAFPTSPVAADAVQLMTAWIMPGYQGQGLGRVMVQTVAKDLLRRGFKAIEAFGDARWKEPACVLPADHLLSVGFKTVRPHPSFPRLRLELRTTLSWKEDVEMALDRLLGAVQKEPALRPL; this comes from the coding sequence GTGGGGCGTCGGCTTGTACCGCTCACGCTGGACAACCTTCCGGATCTCCCCAAGCGATGCCGTTCCTGTGTCTTCTGGGAGCTCGATCCGGTGAGTGGCGAGGCCGCCGTGAAAGCCGGCCGCCCGGAGCTGGAGAAGGAGGCCTGGATCTCCGCCGTGCTCCTCGAATGGGGCTCCTGCGGCCGGGTGGTCTATGTCGACGACATCCCCGTCGGCTATGTGCTCTACGCGCCGCCGGCCTATGTGCCCCGCTCCACCGCCTTCCCCACGAGCCCGGTCGCCGCGGACGCCGTGCAGTTGATGACCGCGTGGATCATGCCGGGGTATCAGGGGCAGGGCCTCGGGCGGGTGATGGTGCAGACGGTCGCGAAGGATTTGCTGCGGCGGGGCTTCAAGGCGATCGAGGCCTTCGGGGACGCCCGCTGGAAAGAGCCGGCCTGTGTGCTCCCCGCCGATCATCTGCTCTCCGTGGGCTTCAAGACCGTACGGCCCCATCCGAGCTTTCCCCGGCTGCGCCTGGAGCTGAGGACGACGCTCTCGTGGAAGGAGGACGTCGAGATGGCGCTCGACCGCCTCCTCGGCGCCGTCCAGAAGGAGCCCGCGCTGCGCCCTCTCTGA
- the trxA gene encoding thioredoxin produces MAGTLKNVTDASFEQDVLKSDKPVLVDFWAAWCGPCRQIAPSLEAIAAEHDEIEVVKLNIDENPGIAAKYGVMSIPTLNVYQNGEVVKTIVGAKPKAAILRDLDDYIEAKKA; encoded by the coding sequence GTGGCCGGCACCCTGAAGAACGTGACCGACGCTTCCTTCGAGCAGGATGTCCTCAAGAGCGACAAGCCCGTGCTCGTGGACTTCTGGGCGGCCTGGTGCGGCCCCTGCCGCCAGATCGCCCCGTCCCTCGAGGCCATCGCCGCCGAGCACGACGAGATCGAGGTCGTGAAGCTCAACATCGACGAGAACCCGGGCATCGCCGCCAAGTACGGTGTCATGTCGATCCCGACGCTGAACGTCTACCAGAACGGCGAGGTCGTGAAGACGATCGTCGGCGCCAAGCCGAAGGCCGCGATCCTGCGCGACCTCGATGACTACATCGAGGCCAAGAAGGCCTGA
- the trxB gene encoding thioredoxin-disulfide reductase, with amino-acid sequence MSDVRNVIIIGSGPAGYTAALYTARASLQPLVFEGAVTAGGALMNTTEVENFPGYRDGIMGPDLMDNMRAQAERFGAELVPDDVVAVDLTGEIKTVTDTAGNVYRAKAVIVTTGSQHRKLGLPNEDTLSGRGVSWCATCDGFFFRDQDIAVVGGGDTAMEEATFLSRFAKSVTIVHRRDSLRASKAMQERAFADPKIKFAWDSEVAEIHGDQKLSGLTLRNTKTGETSELPVTGLFIAVGHDPRTELFKGQLDLDAEGYLKVDAPSTRTNLSGVFGAGDVVDHTYRQAITAAGTGCSAALDAERFLAALSDSEKLAETPAV; translated from the coding sequence GTGAGCGACGTCCGTAACGTGATCATCATCGGCTCCGGGCCCGCGGGTTACACCGCTGCGCTCTACACGGCTCGCGCGTCGCTGCAGCCGCTCGTGTTCGAGGGAGCCGTCACCGCCGGTGGCGCCCTGATGAACACGACCGAGGTCGAGAACTTCCCCGGCTACCGCGACGGCATCATGGGCCCGGACCTCATGGACAACATGCGGGCCCAGGCCGAGCGCTTCGGCGCCGAGCTCGTGCCGGACGACGTCGTCGCCGTGGACCTCACCGGCGAGATCAAGACCGTCACGGACACCGCCGGCAACGTGTACCGCGCCAAGGCCGTCATCGTCACCACCGGCTCCCAGCACCGCAAGCTCGGCCTGCCCAACGAGGACACCCTGTCCGGCCGCGGTGTCTCCTGGTGCGCCACCTGCGACGGCTTCTTCTTCCGGGACCAGGACATCGCCGTGGTCGGCGGCGGCGACACCGCGATGGAGGAGGCCACCTTCCTCTCGCGCTTCGCCAAGTCGGTCACCATCGTCCACCGCCGGGACAGCCTGCGCGCCTCCAAGGCGATGCAGGAGCGCGCCTTCGCCGACCCGAAGATCAAGTTCGCCTGGGACAGCGAGGTCGCCGAGATCCACGGTGACCAGAAGCTCAGCGGTCTGACCCTGCGCAACACCAAGACGGGCGAGACCAGCGAGCTCCCGGTGACGGGCCTCTTCATCGCCGTGGGCCACGACCCGCGCACCGAGCTCTTCAAGGGCCAGCTGGACCTGGACGCGGAGGGCTACCTGAAGGTCGACGCGCCGTCCACGCGCACCAACCTCTCGGGCGTCTTCGGTGCCGGCGACGTCGTCGACCACACCTACCGTCAGGCCATCACCGCCGCCGGTACCGGCTGCTCCGCCGCCCTCGACGCCGAGCGCTTCCTCGCGGCCCTCTCTGACAGCGAGAAGCTCGCCGAGACCCCCGCGGTCTGA